CCCATCTCCACCATCGCCACCGCGTCCGCCCCCTCCGGGAGGGGAGCGCCGGTCATGATGCGCGCGCACTCTCCCGGACCGACCACGACATCCGGCGGCCGTCCCGCCCACAGGATACTTTCCAGGAGGCAAAGGTCGGCGCGCCCGCCCCGGAAATCGGCGCTCCGCACCGCCCAGCCGTCCCTCTCGGAACGGTGGAAGGGGGGAAGGTCTCGGTCCGCGGCGATCGCCTCGGCGAGCACGCGGCCCGCCGCTTCGATGAGGGGAAGGGTCTCCTGCTCCAAAGGATCGGTGTTGGCGTCGACGATACGGATCGCCTCTTCGAAAGGGATCATCGCTCTCCCGCGGAGTGAGGATGGACGGAGAAGGTGCCGCGCCGCCCGGCCGAGAGGGGACTTCCCCCGCCGGGCCGCGAACGCCCCCGCGCGGGGGCGACGGCGTCACCCGTTGGATTTGTTGAGCTTAAGATGAGAGGCGGCACGATGTCAAGGGCTCGGGATAAGGAAGGCGACCTCAGTTCTTGCGGATGCGGATGTTGTACTTCTTCAGTTTGTAGCGGAGAAGTTGGACGGAGATGCCGAGAGCGCGGGCGGATTCGCGCAGGGAGCCGCCGGAGTCGGCGAGCGCTTCCTGAATCCTGCGCTCTTCGAATGTGGCCAGCTCCCGAAGGAGAAGCCCCCGTCCATGCTCGGGTGCCTGGAAACGCTTGACCGATCGAGCGTCCCGCAGGAACGCCGACAGTTCCTCGTCGCGGAGCGGTTCCCCGTTCGGGTGGAGCACCACGGCCCGCCGGATCTCGTTTTGCAGCTCCCGCACGTTGCCGGGCCAGGGGTAGAGCATCAGACGCCGCATCGCCTCCGGATCGACGCCGGCCACCCGTTTCCCCTCCTCCGCGGCATAGCGGGCGACGAAATGGCTCACGAGGTGGGGGATATCCTCGCGCCTCTCCCGGAGCGGCGGCACGGTCAGGCGGATCACGTGGAGACGGTAAAAGAGGTCTTCGCGGAAACGTCCTTCGGCGACCTCCTCAACCAGATCGCGATGCGTGGCCGCGACCACGCGAACATCCACGGCCCGATCCCGCGCCTCGCCGACCCTCTTGAGGCGTCCCTCCTCGATGACCCGGAGGAGTCGCACCTGCACCTCCGGGGACAAGTCTCCCACTTCGTCGAGAAAGAGGGTCCCCCCGTTCGCGGACTCGAAAAGCCCCTCCCTCTCGACGACGGCGCCGGTGAAGGCGCCCCGAGCGTGGCCGAAAAGCTCGCTCTCCAGCAAGGTCTCCGGAAGCTCGGCGCAATGAACTTGAACGATACGTACCGCCTCGCCGTGATCTCCCAACTGATGAAGCAGATGAGCCAGAAGCCCCTTGCCGGTGCCGGTCTCGCCATAGATGAGAACCGGCGCGCGGGAGTTGCGGATCGAAACGAGACGGTCCACCAAGCGTTGCATTAATCCGCTCCGGGCGATCACCGTCGGGTAAGGAGATCCCTTCGTCTCGGTTTTCCTGCGCGGGAGATCCCCGAAGAGGCGCTCGGCGTAGGCGACAAACTCTCCGGCCTCTCTCTCGTCGAAGGGGCGCTCCCCCAAACCCCTTTCGACGTAAAGAAGTGCGTCCGCAATCTCGGGACGCCGAAAAGCGAGAAAAGGACCGTGGCAGTCGCTCCCCGTGCTGGTGAGGTTCCCCGAGGAGACGACCAGATCGCGCCCGCCCACTTCGCGCAACCGGGCGGCCAAACGAACCGCCTCTTCTTCCGCGACGCCAACGGCGCGCCTCCCCTCGGGGGAATCCTCGATCAACAGAAAAGCCTGCTTCGCCCCGTAGCGACGGGACAGGCGCGCCACGGCGCTCGCGTGGGCCTCCCTCCCCTCCCGTCGATACAGGAAAGAAGATTCCCCCTCGAGGGCGACCCGGGCGACCTCTTCCTCGAGGCGGGAACGGAGGTCGGCGATTTCACGAAGGGCTCGGTGGTCACGCCGGCGCCGGCAGAGGATCTCCGCCTCTTGCAGGAAGCGAAGCCCCTCATAGGGAGAAATCACCCCCTCGGCGATTTTTACGATCTCGATGAAGAGTTCGCTCCTGCGGCGCGGAAGGCCCAGTTCCTCCAGAATCTTCGCGGCGCTCCGGAAATCGTCCACTCCCCTGCGCCGGTCTTCACGGGACCTGCGTGGGGCGGAAACCCTGAGCCGGCCTCTCTCGATCCGGCTGAGCGCCTCCTCATAGCGGGTACCGATCTCTTCCAGAATGTCGATGCTCTTCTTAAGCGCCGACTCCGCGGATTGGAGCCTTCCACGGCTTGCGAGGATCATTCGGGCGCGGACCCGGTGTAGGATTCCCTCTTCACGGCGATCCTGGATCTCTTGGGCGATCTCGAGGGCTCTTTCTAATTCCACCCGCGCCTCGCGGATCTCGCCGCGGTCCAATCGCCAATCGGCGATTCTACGACCGATTTCCGTAACCATGTCCCCTCGCGGCGCGATACGAAGGGCGATCTCCATCGCTTTCGCGTAGTGCTCCCCCGCCTCGTCGGACCGATTCTCCGCACGTTCCAGATCGCCAAGGAATTCGTGGGCGATGGCGATATCACGCACCACACCTATTTCACAAGCACCCTCCCTCGCCTCTTCAAGATTCTTTCTGCTCTTCTTGTATTCATTTGTTCTACAGTATATCATTCCTAATGCTGTCTTTATTCTAATTGCCCCTCGCAAATGATGTGTTTTGTTTGCCTCTGAAAGTGCTTCCTTTAGTCTTATTGTTGCTTCTTTATACTCCCCTCTCCAGTAAGAAATAATACCCGCTACGAGCAACCACCTCGACTGCCCACCATCAGATAGATTTTTTCTTCCTTTTAATGACTTCTTTGAACAGGCACTGGCTTTCTCAAGCATTCCGATGTTTTTATAGGCTATACTGAGGTTGTGATAGGCTCTGTTACTCATACCTTCATCGTCGAAATACTGAGCCACTCTCGAGACCGTCTCGTATCTTTTTATCGCTTCTTTATACCTAGACAGCCTAAGGAATGCCGTGCCAATGCTTATCAACAAATACAAAGCTTCTTTATAGATCACACCGTCAAACTTCTTAGAATATTGTCTTTCTAGATCCACAACTGCATTGTATTCACCAAGCCAGACTAGCAATCTCGCCTTTAAATCGAGGGAATACAGGTAAGTGCGGTGGTCGATTTCCAAATCAGACCCGATGATCTCTTCAACACAACACAGAGCACTCGAGTAATCATCGGACAAGGCGAGCATCCATGCTTTAGCCAATGTCGACTCTGCATCAGTCTCAAATACCAGTGGGATTTTTACTGAAAGGTTGGCACCAATCGTATAGCAAGCACAACTTGCACCTGTATTGATGTTGTCCTCAGATACAGGTATATCTTGCTGTTTGCAATTAAGCAGTCTTCTGAAGCCATCAATTGCAGTTTCAGTATTCTTCATTATCTCAAAATCACATCCAACAGGTGAAAAAGCACATCAGCACCAACAAGAGGCTCGTCAAAGCAATCTTGGTGAGTTCTGTTCAGTACGTACGGGAAAGGATCATCAGGATCCCCATTACAATGAATCTCCCTCTCCCACTCTTTCTGCGGTAGGTAGGTGTCCTCCGCGCAGGCGCGGGAAACAGTTAAGGAAAAGAGGGAAAAGAGCACGAAGAGAGTGAGGGAGAGGGTGACGGGAATACGGGTTCTACGGAGGAACTCGAGGGCCATGACCTTTCTCCTTCTTGGCGGGAAAATTCTTTCACACCCACAACGGAATGCCGCTACATAAAATACCCTAGCAGCACCGCGGGGCGACCCGCAAGAATCCTTTTAGGCCCTATCGCGCTCCGTCGGTCCGTCCAATGGAGCCGCGGGAAACAACTCTCGATATTTAAACCGGATAGGTGATCCGCGCATGCTTTCTCGCCTTCAGGCCACCGAGGCGATTCCATCCCGACAGGTGATTGTGTCGGGCGAGGGATGCGCCGCCATTCCCTGCAAGGAACCGTTTGGGGAGTGAAAATATTTTTCTCCCACAACAGGTTATGGCCGAAGGAGTTCGCGTCTCCGTCGCACCACCCTTTTCTCATACTTTCCTTGCAACCTTTTCGGCAATCGAGCGCACGGTCCGGCTCACACCACCCGGCTTCCGTGGAACAATATCCTAGCATCCGCCTTATGATGTGTCAAGCTTGTGCGCGGAAAAGTTAAGCCGGCGCGGTCGCGGATAGGGAGCGCGACGCTCCGGGCCACTCTTTCGGAGGAGGCACAAAAACGAGAAATACGCTTAAAGCATTAAGAATAGAGGGAGCGGTCGCCCCACTCCTTGCCCACTTCCATCCCACCCTCCACCACGGATTCGATCCACATGCCGAACTGTTGGCGGGCGAGACTGTGGGAAATCTGGAGATCCTCGGCGGCGCGGTGGAAGGCGTGCTCGTCGGTGACCCGGTACCAGGGCGGGGCGATACC
This window of the Candidatus Eisenbacteria bacterium genome carries:
- a CDS encoding sigma 54-interacting transcriptional regulator, whose protein sequence is MKNTETAIDGFRRLLNCKQQDIPVSEDNINTGASCACYTIGANLSVKIPLVFETDAESTLAKAWMLALSDDYSSALCCVEEIIGSDLEIDHRTYLYSLDLKARLLVWLGEYNAVVDLERQYSKKFDGVIYKEALYLLISIGTAFLRLSRYKEAIKRYETVSRVAQYFDDEGMSNRAYHNLSIAYKNIGMLEKASACSKKSLKGRKNLSDGGQSRWLLVAGIISYWRGEYKEATIRLKEALSEANKTHHLRGAIRIKTALGMIYCRTNEYKKSRKNLEEAREGACEIGVVRDIAIAHEFLGDLERAENRSDEAGEHYAKAMEIALRIAPRGDMVTEIGRRIADWRLDRGEIREARVELERALEIAQEIQDRREEGILHRVRARMILASRGRLQSAESALKKSIDILEEIGTRYEEALSRIERGRLRVSAPRRSREDRRRGVDDFRSAAKILEELGLPRRRSELFIEIVKIAEGVISPYEGLRFLQEAEILCRRRRDHRALREIADLRSRLEEEVARVALEGESSFLYRREGREAHASAVARLSRRYGAKQAFLLIEDSPEGRRAVGVAEEEAVRLAARLREVGGRDLVVSSGNLTSTGSDCHGPFLAFRRPEIADALLYVERGLGERPFDEREAGEFVAYAERLFGDLPRRKTETKGSPYPTVIARSGLMQRLVDRLVSIRNSRAPVLIYGETGTGKGLLAHLLHQLGDHGEAVRIVQVHCAELPETLLESELFGHARGAFTGAVVEREGLFESANGGTLFLDEVGDLSPEVQVRLLRVIEEGRLKRVGEARDRAVDVRVVAATHRDLVEEVAEGRFREDLFYRLHVIRLTVPPLRERREDIPHLVSHFVARYAAEEGKRVAGVDPEAMRRLMLYPWPGNVRELQNEIRRAVVLHPNGEPLRDEELSAFLRDARSVKRFQAPEHGRGLLLRELATFEERRIQEALADSGGSLRESARALGISVQLLRYKLKKYNIRIRKN